In Gemmatimonadaceae bacterium, the genomic stretch GCGGGTATGCGCGGGGCGAATAGGGCTCGAACGCGAGTAGCTGCTGCGGCGTACTGGGACAACTGCAAGTTCAAGAGCCTTGAACACGGAGTAGCTGTGTTGAAAGTCAAGCGGTGGTGGCCAGTCCGGGCTGCCACCGCTGCTGCGTCTTGAGCATCGCGTTGAGGATCGTGAGCAGGCGCCGGATGCAGGCGGTGAGCGCCAGCTTC encodes the following:
- a CDS encoding IS110 family transposase translates to KLALTACIRRLLTILNAMLKTQQRWQPGLATTA